TGGAGACGACAACCCTGGTGAGTGACTGTGCCGAAATCCCCACCGGAAATGAGGAGAACGGGGAGCACCGCGAAACGAAGGGCCATGAAAGGCCCCTTTTCGATTTTGATATCGTTTCCCTGGAGGGTCTGGTATGATGTATGAAAACGTGAAGGAAGTTGAGATAAAGGCCGTGAACGGCAGGGTTGAGATTGAAGGCTGGGAGAATGACTACGTGGAGGTTGACTACGTCATTCACGGCGAGGTGGACGTTAAGGTCGAGCAGAACGGGAGCAAGCTCATCATAAAGGAGGAGCCGAAGAAGAGGTTCCTCAACCTAATAGGGAAAGAAGGATGGGCTGAGATTACCGTAAAGGTGCCGAAGAACGTCGTCGTCAATGCCAAGAACGTCAACGGCGAGCTCCGCGCAAGGGGAGTTCTCTTCGGGGAAGCCACCACTGTGAACGGGGAGATGATCCTGAAGGAGTGCCAGGTGGGGGAGCTGAGCACCGTGAACGGGGAGATAGAGGCCCACCTGACCGTTGCCGGTCCGCTAAGAGCATCCACCGTAAACGGGGATCTGGATATAACGATTGAGGAACTCGAAGATGACGTTGAGGTGAGCTGCGTAAACGGGGACATAACGCTCCGCCTCACCGACTTCTGCGATGCGAGGATTGTGGCAAAGAGGACCCACGGAGACATTGAACTGGTCGGTATAGACCCCGAGAACCCCGTGATCGGCACCGGCGAGTATGAAGTGAGGGTTTCAACGGTCAACGGCGACGTGAGGGTGGAGCTGGTTTAGATTTTTCTTTAATTCCTGAATTCATCAATTACGTAATTACGCTGGATATGCGGGGGTTAGTGGACATGCTCAACGATCTAAGGGCACTGGGACGGAACTACTGGCTCTACACTGTGGGAAGATGGATATCCCAGGCCGGCTGGGTGGTTCAGGACGTTGCGGTTCCCCTCTACGTTCTGGACAAAACCGGAAGCGGGGCGATGATGAGCCTCTTCGTGATGGCCGAACTGATACCGAGGCTCGTACTCAACCCGATTGCCGGTGTCATAGGCGACCGCTATGACCGGAAGAAGCTCATGTACGGCCTGGATCTGGCCAGAGGCGCTCTGCTCTTCGCTGTAATAGGGTTCAACCTGCTCGATCTGAGGAGCCTGCTGGTCGTCCAGATAGCCATGAGCGTCATGGGCACCTTCTTCTCGGCAGGGATAAGCGGCATGTTCCCCGACCTCGTTGAGAAGGAGCAGCTTGCCCGGGCCAACTCGGTGCTCCAGATGGGCGGACAGATCCTGAGGATAGCCGGCCCCGTACTCGGTGGCCTCATCTACGCCCTGGGAGGGATTTCGCTGGCAATACTCATAAACGCGGCCAGCTTCCTCGGTTCCGGGTTGTTCGAGGTCTTAATCGAGTATGAGTGGGAGACGCGGGGGCTGTCGAGCGTCCGAGAGGTCTGGAAGGACATGCTCGAGGGCTTCCGCTTCATAAAGGGATCGCGCGCAGTGACCCTCATCATAAGCTACGCGATAATACTCAACACACTCCTCAACCCGATCTTCGTGG
This window of the Thermococcus siculi genome carries:
- a CDS encoding DUF4097 family beta strand repeat-containing protein, giving the protein MMYENVKEVEIKAVNGRVEIEGWENDYVEVDYVIHGEVDVKVEQNGSKLIIKEEPKKRFLNLIGKEGWAEITVKVPKNVVVNAKNVNGELRARGVLFGEATTVNGEMILKECQVGELSTVNGEIEAHLTVAGPLRASTVNGDLDITIEELEDDVEVSCVNGDITLRLTDFCDARIVAKRTHGDIELVGIDPENPVIGTGEYEVRVSTVNGDVRVELV
- a CDS encoding MFS transporter; the protein is MLNDLRALGRNYWLYTVGRWISQAGWVVQDVAVPLYVLDKTGSGAMMSLFVMAELIPRLVLNPIAGVIGDRYDRKKLMYGLDLARGALLFAVIGFNLLDLRSLLVVQIAMSVMGTFFSAGISGMFPDLVEKEQLARANSVLQMGGQILRIAGPVLGGLIYALGGISLAILINAASFLGSGLFEVLIEYEWETRGLSSVREVWKDMLEGFRFIKGSRAVTLIISYAIILNTLLNPIFVVLIPYMARVVMGFSAVQFGGIEAAFTVGALAGNLLIAGKLGERSEGLVFKAIFAQLILMLSLAFVPGLGSLAYPIFLGLLGAIGFSNVLVNVPLFTKLQKAVPGEVRSRVFAAFETAVMATTPIGMAVAGPLLDVIGIVPLIVGAVLPSIAVTLYYLRFKETILNIGFEKTPGEVGA